A genomic region of Pogona vitticeps strain Pit_001003342236 chromosome 15, PviZW2.1, whole genome shotgun sequence contains the following coding sequences:
- the KRTAP19-3 gene encoding keratin-associated protein 19-3, translating to MPICGPSNAIPSCAATPSVGFGSDNRGFGGALGLGGLGSIGSGYGGTVSAASLGVLQGVHPACIVQNPASEVTIHPPPFQATIPGPILCASPEGVQVGGYSPCAVPGYGQGLGYGGLGYGGLSSGLLGFSGYNHGRDGFFGYGGFNSGLLGSKGLCNRRGSFFGQRGSICL from the coding sequence ATGCCTATCTGTGGACCATCCAACGCCATCCCTTCCTGCGCTGCCACCCCCAGCGTTGGCTTTGGATCTGACAACCGTGGCTTCGGGGGCGCCTTAGGCCTTGGGGGCTTGGGTTCCATTGGCAGCGGCTACGGGGGCACCGTCTCCGCCGCTAGTCTCGGAGTGCTTCAAGGGGTCCACCCTGCTTGCATCGTCCAGAACCCAGCAAGCGAGGTCACAATCCATCCTCCTCCGTTCCAAGCAACCATTCCAGGGCCCATCTTGTGTGCAAGCCCTGAAGGCGTTCAGGTCGGAGGCTACTCTCCCTGTGCTGTGCCCGGTTATGGGCAAGGCTTGGGATATGGGGGTTTGGGATATGGGGGGCTCAGTTCTGGGCTCCTTGGTTTCAGTGGCTACAACCATGGGAGGGATGGCTTTTTCGGATATGGGGGGTTCAATTCTGGGCTCCTTGGTTCCAAGGGCTTGTGCAATAGGAGGGGTAGCTTTTTCGGACAACGTGGAAGCATCTGCCTGTAG